The genomic window tgctggtttcctgacatttagcaccatctcatgaggtgaagagagatgaggctgagcgccgtctataagagaggacagctggccaccagtagaaagaacacagctgcgtggtgaacaacctgtaattgggctgtatgacctgtgcagttggccaaattcggtttaaaccaaattttcaattcggaatatttcaaattaaaagtagaaaagtagaaaacggtcggaaaaatgtctaaaccgttttctacttttacatttgaaatacgaaatatctgaaatgcgaaagcgaaaacgataaagtcggacaagaaaatacggattcgatcggattaaatataaaaaaacgatgcggttcggttcgggatatttccgttccgttttcatccttagccgggactggtgcctcacgacctggaggacctggaggcgcagttgcaccttgcatgtgacgacggcgagcctcggtcgttcgcagaggccgagagacacgcggcatggcgcgccgcgatgcagttggagatggatgcggttgagaagaaccgcacctgggagcttgctgaccttccacGTGGCCACCGCGCGATCAcacttaagtgggtgtacaagctgaagagggatgaagccggcgccatcgtcaagcacaaggctcgcttggtggcacgaggtttcgtgcagcaggagggggtcgacttcgacgacgcctttgctcccgtggcacggatggagtccgtgcgactcctccttgcgctagctgcccaggagggctggcgtgttcatcacatggacgtcaagtcggcgttccttaacggcgacttgaaggaggaggtctacgtgcaccagccgccgggatttgcgatccccggcaaggagggcaaggtgctccgcctgcgcaaggccctctatggcttgcggcaggcaccgagggcgtggaatgccaagttggattccacgctaaaggggatgggcttcgagcaaagcccgcatgaggcggccatctaccgacggggcaatggaggaaatgccctgctggtgggtgtctacgtcgacgacttggtgatcaccggcaccaaggatgcggaggtggcggcattcaaggaagagatgaaggccaccttccagatgagtgacctggggcctctctccttctacctgggaatcgaggtgcaccaggatgactctgggatcacgcttcgacagaccgcctacgccaagcgcgtcgttgagctagctgggctcaccgactgtaacccagctctcactccgatggaggagaggctgaagctgagccgcgacagcacgacggaggaggtggacgctacgcagtaccggcgtcttgtggggagccttcgctaccctcgcccacacacggccggacttggcattctccgtcggctacgttagtcggttcatgcagcgaccgacgacggagcaccagcaggctgtgaagaggatcatccgctacgttgcggggactctcgaccacggcctctactacccgaggtgccctggggcggcacacttcgtcgggtacagcgacagcgaccacgccggcgacatcgacaccagcaagagcacgagtgggatcctcttcttcctcggcaagtgcctcgttagctggcagtcggtcaagcagcaggtggtggccctgtccagctgcgaggccgagtacatagcggcctccaccgcttcgactcaggcgctgtggctcgctcgactgcttggtgatctcctcggcagagacactagagcggtggagctcagggtggacagcaagtccgctctggccctggcaaagaaccccgtgttccacgaacgcagcaagcacatccgggtgaggtaccacttcatccgaggctgtttggagaaagggagcatcaaggcgagctacatcaacaccaatgaccagcttgcggacctgctcaccaagccccttgggaggatcaagttccttgagctctgctccaggaccgggatggttcaactctcccacaggacgacgcacaagacttagggggagaatgatggataagtctcatgtgtggctggtctttgtggggctgtgatgctcacatggtccttgtggctgtttttctgtttttaggacagcatcttagactagaggacagcatcttagaggacaacatcttagactagaggacagcatcttagctaggacagcatattagcatcttagattagcatcttggcatatgcttggctggctagcagcctataaatatgtaaccccaaccccttaggttggcatgacatttgtatgagcttgtgtgagaaatagacaagaaaattgccccaactcctagtgtcatcctctctcgatgagagtaagaattctcctactaccaagagtgagaattcagcgactaacagaaTCACCTCATACACGATGTAATATATGTATCAGGTATTTTCTAATGTGCATACACATAGATTTTTTCCATACTCATGTTCAACAAGTGAAGTGTTGTTACCATTGAATAATTTAAACAGGCCTTATTCGGACGGCATGGGCTTTGATGATCTAAATATTTCAGCTATTCTTAGTGTAATGTAAGTGTCTTCCTCTAAGCCGTCGTGATTTTACCTATTCTTGTTTGTTGTTAATGGTGCTAGACATTCAACTCTTGATTTAAAATGTGGATGCTTTCCTGGTTACCCCCACAAGTGCCCAAAGTTGCGGATCGTACCTGAAAAAAAAATTGTCTAAAGAAGATGCAGATCGGCTACTTTCGCTTCTTGCTGATCAGGTATATTAGACTTCACCTGACCATATTACATGATACATTTTTTTTCAAAGAGACCACAGGTATTAGCATTAATATGAAAAACCTCATTAAAATTAGTGGGATTcaggtctttttttttctttaaaaaatgaCAATTGGGAGTCGACATCCCCCATGCTTTGTCTTAAAGAAGGTGAGTACCGAAACTGATTCTCATTGGGGTACACACATTTTGCGAACATCCAGATTTGAGCCAGGTGGGTGGCCTTCTCGACGTAGACTTTTAACTTAACTATCACTTAGTTCTTAAGTTAGTTTTCCTTTTTTGGTTTTCTGTTAATGTAATAATTTTCCTTGAACTCTATTTGTCTTGCaactgaagggcgggcctggtgcaagcggtagagtcttaccgcctgtgaccggaaggtcccgggttcgcattgcataggcgagggtaaggcttgccactgatacccttccccagaccccgcacagagcgggagctctctgcactgggtacgccctattTGGGTACGCCCTATTTGTCTTGCAACTGCCATGCTGTAAAATTATAAGAACAGTTCGGGTTACATGCATGCATTCCACTGGGGAAGGGCAACTGCTGAAGTTGTATATGTTTGCTCTGTTTGTGTTTGAACTGTGAAATAATTGTCTGAGTATCACTTTATTTAATAAAGGCGCAAGTATGTTTTCTAGTATATCTGTCAAGAGAATCAATAATATTGAAGTTTATTGTTTTACATTGTACTTCAAATTATGAGTAATTTATGCCTCCAAATTATACCTTTGTTTTTATATTAGCGAGTTGTGATGATTCATTTTTGCCTCTTCACCTTTGACTCATGTATTGTTATCAGGCAAACATTTATTCCCGAGAAGGACGTGTTATGATTTTCAATTTGTTTGAGGCTGCGCAAGAGTTTCTGTTTGAGATTGCTCCAGCACATGTTTCAGTGAGCACTGTAAGTTTCCACATTGCCTCTGATAGACTGTATAACAATTTCTTTTACTTTGTTTTTATTGTAAGGCATAGTGAAATTAGGGATGCATCCTTTGCACTGAACCTTTTTCATTGATCTTTGGCTTCATGTATTCATGATATTATATTATTATTTCATCTGTTGCTCTTTGATCATATCTGAGATTTCATATTATCTGTTGTTGTAGGCTTCTTTCTTGGGTTTGAGCTCAACTACTGATGAAGATGTGGAAGTTAGCCTTGGCAGTGATCCTTACCCTGGAATCTCTTACGTATATAACTCCTTCGATCTATATAGTCAGTTATATGATGATACTTGTTGGAGTCGCCAAGGTCCAGATCTGACAACAGATAGTGGCAGGAAAAATATTGTATCTCAAGTTCAATCTAATGTTAGAAGCAAGAGGAAGACCATCATTGAAAAATCCCGTGTCTCAGCTGTTAAGGTCAATAATGCTAAAGGCTCATCTGGTGATAAAGCTGAACAGCAACATGCCACAAAGCATGGTGCCATATGGGAGGCAGCTCCAACTTTACATGTTGTGGATGAGGAAACTGAAACTGAAAGCAAAACTTTGTCTGCTAGCAATACAGGAAATACATCAGATACTCCTGAAAGGGGTTTTAGCAGTCTAAATGAACCCGAGGTAATAAAACAGAACTATTGCAGATTCCTTTTGTTTTAGTGTATTTCATGAATCAACTATGACAACACATTTCTATAATTATACAAAGAAATGAAGAAAAGTTTACCTAGGGTCACTCGAGGTTAGGCCATTATGAGTAATACTGCTATGAAAAAGGCGAAAATGTAATATTGGTATGTAACAATGTTAGATTGAAGGAAAACCATTTATATCGTGACTTGTATGTCAACTGTCAAGTCCTTTTGGTAATTACCCTCTTGGGTTTGATTTTTTTACTTGTGATGGAGTTTTTCAATTTTACTTGCAATGTTCTTATGTTTACACACTCGACTGATTGCACTGGCATGCCCTTTTTGTCCAGTGTCAACCTTTGTTCCTAAGTAACTCAATTGTTTATCTGACGGTTTGATAGAAGTGAAACATGTGGAGCGGTCTCAAGTCTCAACATATGCATTATTCTAACTGTATAATATTCATCTGCTTGGTATATTGCCATGTCAATTAATTTGTCACCTGTTTGTCTTCCGATATTACACTATGTGATTTGTACTATTGCTCCTGCAGTCCTGCTTTTCCTGTCAATAATTGATTTAAGTTGAAAAGGTTGTGCTTCAACCTAATCTGACTGCATATTTATCAATACTAGTAGGACACTGACCTTGCAGAGGAACCTTGGAATGAAGAAGATTGTGATTCAGACTTTAGCTCTTCAAATGCACTATCTTATGtttcagacatgttagatgatgcttCACGAAACAAGAAAAGGGATTTAATTCTGGTatcttttttctctcacaacactGTCTTTGAGTGATATTTTCTCCTTAAGTAGTGAACCTTGTTTGGAATCTTAATTAGGTACATCTGCTTCGGATAGCCTGTGCATCGAAGGATTCTCTTTCAGCTGCTTTGCCAACAATATCAGCAGAGCTGTGCAACATAGGGGTGCATATAGTCTTGTCTATATATTTGCCTTTTATTTTTCGTTGTTACCACTCCCAACTGAATGGTCATTTTTttcccattttggtgttaaccaggttctttctgaatggGCTAAGGATTTAATTTCTGACTCCTGTTTTTGGGGAAACTTTCAGTCATGTTTTTGGGTAACAAATGGTAAGCCACACCTGTTTATATTCTACTAACTCATGATTTATTTCTACCAATACTATCTTGGTGTTGATCATCTCTAATTGTCACTTGGCTTTCTGATGGCATCAAATAGATCTCTTCAGAGTGCTCTCTATTTTGGAGACCTGATATGATAGGAACCCTAGTCCTACCTGAGATTGATCTCAGGTTGTACAAGTGGGAGGGAGGAGGTCGAGGCTTGAGCACGCGAGGAagacggcgcggcggcgccgtGGCTGCAGCGAGGGAGCGGCGGCTGCGGCTGTAGCCCTAGAACCCTCGCGTAGCTACAGTAAGCGCGGCACTGTTCACACGTGAACAGTataggcggctagggttaggaactcccggctcccaggggaagccggaaacaatagatTGTTTCTGCTTGATCCCCCGTGAAAGTCTTACAAGCTATTTATATCCCTTTATCTAAAAATAGAAATAACTCcctaataataataattattattttACTAATAATAGATAGACTCCTAGATGCGCCTGGCCATGAGCCCTCCACTGTGTGCGGCAATTTAGCCACTAGAGGGCCTTTGTCTGCTGTAGGAGATGcccgtcataacatctctccctgcCTGcgaaaacagctcgtcctcgagctggaagtcggGGAAGTCGTCGCGGAAGGCGTCAAGAGTCTCCCAGGTGGCGTCGTCGTCGGAGAGGCCATGCCACTTGACCAAGAGCTTCCAGGCGCCACGACGTTGCTGCGCCCGCAGCACACGCTCGGGTGCAAGAAGCACACGGCCATCGAGCGTCGGTGGAAGATCGCCGAGTGCAGTCGGAGGGTCGCCGCGGTGCTGCTTCAGAAGACCAACATGGAAGATGTCGTGGATGCGGGCGCCCTCTGGAAGCTGTAGACGATAGGCGACGCGGCCGATGCGTTCGAGAACGCGAAACGGACCGGCCCATCGTGGCCCCAGCTTGCGTTTGGCGCGCGGGTCCAGGGACTGCGTGGTGCGGTGGAGAAGACGCAGCCAGACCCACGCGCCCACCTTGAACTCAACATCCCTGTGGTTGGCGCCGTAGTACTTCTTGGACAGCTGCTGTGCTTGGACGAGCCGCTGACGGACCTCCGCGAGCATTTCGTCGCGGCTGCGGAGAAGGGTGTCGGCTGTTTCGGTATTGGCCGTCCCGGGCTTGTAGGGGACGATCGGGGGCGGGGAACGGCTGTACACGACCTCAAAGGGAGTCGCGCGAAGGGCGGTATGGAAGGAAGTATTATAGCAATACTCCGCCCAAGAGAGCCAGTCCACCCAAGCGCGCGGCCGGTCACCTGTAACACAGCGCAGATAcatagcaatcaccttgttaaccACCTCCGACTGGCCGTCCGTCTGAGGATGGAAGGCTGTGCTCATACGTAGAGTCACACCCGCTCGCTGAAAGAGGTCGCGCCACACGTGGCCGGTCAACACGGGGTCCCTGTCACTGACGATAGACCGGGGGAACCCATGCAACCGGACGACGCCGTCAAAGAAGGCGCGAGCGACCGACGCCGCCGTGTAGGGGTGGCCGAGCGCAATAAAATGCGCGTACTTGGAGAAGCGGTCGACGACGGTGAGGATGACCGACTTGCCGCCAACCTTGGGCAGCCCCTCGATGAAATCCATAGAAATGTCTGCCCACACCTGAGACGGCACCTCAAGGGGCTGCAGGAGGCCGGCCGGCTGAAGGGCCTCCGTCTTGTTGCGCTGGCACGTCACACATGTGCGCACCCAGTCCTGCACCAAGGAACGATCACCGGGGATAAAAAAATCAGCGCGGAGACGGTGAAGAGTCTTCTGTATCCCCTCGTGGCCAGCACCATGCGCGAGCTGAATAGCCTGGTGCCGGAGGTCAGCGATGTCGGGGATGAACACGCGGGAGCCGTGCAGCAGGAGGTCACCGTCCTCGCGCCATGGGGCGGCCAGGTCGCCCGCGCGCAAGCGGGCACGCAGCTGGACGGCATCCGGAGCTGTAGCCGAGGCGCGGCGGACATGGTCGTAGTAGACGAAGGTCGGCCCGGAGAGCGCAGCCACTGCTGCAGCCGTGCAGGAGGCATCTGGGGCCATGTCGGCGTCGCGGCGGGACAAGGCGTCCGCCACGGTGTTGAAGCGACCCGGGCGGAACTCAACAGCGAAGTCGAAACCGAAGAGCTTGCTGACCCACTGGTGCTGAGGTACCGTAGACAGTCGCTGGTCCAATAAGTACTTGAGGCTGTAGTGGTCCGTGCGCACCACGAAGTGGCGTCCCCAAAGGTAGGGCCTCCAATGCCGCACAGCCTGCACCAACCCGATGAGCTCACGCTCGTAGGCGGCAAGCTTGAGATGGCGAGCGGCGAACGGCCTGCTGAAGAAAGCGAGGGGTCCCGCGCCCTGATGCAGGACGGCGCCGAACCCCGCGCCGGACGCGTCGCAGTCGACGATGAAGACCCTGTCGAAATCGGGCATCTGGAGCACGGGGCCCGTGGTGAGCGCGCCCTTGAGCACCTGGAAGGCCGCCTCGGCGTCGTCGTCCCACTCGAACGCGTCTCGGCGCAAGAGACGCGTTAGTGGGGCTGCGATGACACCGAAGTCCTGGATGAACTTCCGGTAGTAGCCGGCGAGTCCGAGGAAGCCTCGCAAGGCCCGAGCGGAACGTGGAGCTGGCCACGCAGCCACCGCCGCGATCTTGTCGGCGTCCATGGCAACGCCCGCCGCGGAGATGACGTGCCCGAGGTAGGCCACCGAAGAGGCCCCAAACGAACACTTGGAACGCTTGAGGTGGAGGCGGTGGGCGCGGAGGGCGGTGAGGACGAGGCCGATTTGCTGTAGGTGCTCCGCCCAAGAGGAGCTGTAGATCAGAATATCATCAAAAAACACCAGCACAAACCTTCGAAGAAACGACCTGAGGACGTCGTTCATCAGCGCTTGGAAGGTAGCCGGGGCGTTGGAGAGTCCGAAGGGCATCACCAAGAACTCATAATGCCCCTGGTGTGTGCGGAAGGCCGTCTTGCTGATGTCGTCCGGGTGCATCCGCACCTGATGGTAGCCAGAGCGCAAGTCCAACTTCGTGAAGAAGCGGGCGCCGTGAAGCTCGTCCAGAAGCTCATCCACCACTGGGATGGGGAACTTGTCCTTGGAGGTCTTCGCGttgagggcgcggtagtcgatgcagaaCCTCCAGGACTTGTCCGCCTTGCGAACAAGGAGGACCGGAGCGGAGAACGGTGACGTGCTGGGGCGGATGATGCCTTGGGCGAGCATCTCAGCGCACTGCCGCTCCAGCTCGTCTTTTTGAAGCTGAGGATAACGGTACGGCCGCACCGCCACCGGGGCCGTGCCAAGCAACAGGTAAATGCGGTGGTCGTACAGCCGCGCTGGTGGGAGCCCCGTCGGCTCGTCGAAGATGGCGTGGTGCTGCTGAAGAAGGCTGTCCAGCAAGGGCATCCCGGGGGCGGTGGCGACCGCGGCTAGCTGCTGCTGGGCTGGCGCCGTCGGCCCCCCCACGCCTTGCCACGTGATCCGGCGGCCGTCGCGCCAGAACGCCAAGGTGAGCGCCGTGCAGTCCCAAAGGATCGGCCCCAGCGCCCGGAGGAAGTCGAAGCCGATGATGAAGTCGAAGGCGCCCAAGTTGAGGCCGACGCATGTGATGGCGAAGTCCTGGTCCTCAATGCGGATGGGCACGTCGTGTGCGATCCCCTCGCAAGCCAAGCGATCACTGTTGGCGACGGTGACCCGAAGATGCTCGCCCCCAGAGGGAGAGAGACCGAGGCGGCGCATGGCAGCTCCCTGGACGAAGTTGTGCGTGGAGCCGGTGTCGAGGAGGGCCAGGAAGCGCTCGTTCTTGCAGGTGATCGGCAACAGCATGGCGTTCGGCGGACGAATGCCGGCCACCGCGTGGAGAGAAACCACCAGGGAGGTGGCTGCGGGGGCCTCTGGGTCGGCCAGCTCCTCCGGACGGTCGGCTGGGTGGCCATCCTCCCCAGC from Miscanthus floridulus cultivar M001 chromosome 11, ASM1932011v1, whole genome shotgun sequence includes these protein-coding regions:
- the LOC136490866 gene encoding eIF-2-alpha kinase GCN2-like, with the translated sequence MGHSARKKKKRGAAGRKAAKDHAAQLEGDETALDEELTALASILGEDFKVTSESPHTRCNICIRPYSDGMGFDDLNISAILSVIAQSCGSYLKKKLSKEDADRLLSLLADQANIYSREGRVMIFNLFEAAQEFLFEIAPAHVSVSTASFLGLSSTTDEDVEVSLGSDPYPGISYVYNSFDLYSQLYDDTCWSRQGPDLTTDSGRKNIVSQVQSNVRSKRKTIIEKSRVSAVKVNNAKGSSGDKAEQQHATKHGAIWEAAPTLHVVDEETETESKTLSASNTGNTSDTPERGFSSLNEPEDTDLAEEPWNEEDCDSDFSSSNALSYVSDMLDDASRNKKRDLILVHLLRIACASKDSLSAALPTISAELCNIGVLSEWAKDLISDSCFWGNFQSCFWVTNDLFRVLSILET